Below is a genomic region from Candidatus Paceibacterota bacterium.
GGGCTAATTCTCTCCATATCCCAAGAACCTCTGCATCATGATCAAAATCCGTAACAAGCAGTCTGTATGAATTGTCTTTGTAAATTACGAGAATAAGAGAATCTGAAAGCTGGATCCAATCGAAAGAATTATTCTTTATTCTGACCGCGGCCAGAATTGTGCCCCATAAACTGTTTTTGTTCTTTAAATCAATATCAAGATCGGTCATTTTCTCCCGAATTTTGCGGTTCGCTTCTGCTGCCAGTTCTTTGAACTTTCCTTCTTGGCGGGAAAAAATGTCTCTGGCGATGGTAGCGGCGATCAAACCGCCCGTTGTGCCTTGTTTGTCCGCGAACTTATCCAGACTGTTAAAACCGTCGAATACCGCAAAGACATCGTCCTTGATGAGATATGAGTCTTCCTTGCTTGATCCTGTATCGAAAATATGGTCAACTTTCATTTATTTATTCTTATGAAGATATTTCTTCTGTCAAAAGTGAAAAACTTTCCCGTTCGATTTATATGTATTCCAAATTTTTGATCTTTGATTTTTTAATTTTGATCTTAGCAAAGCGCTGTGCCCTCGGTAGGAGATCTCACGTCGTCATTACATTCCTCTTTGAAACCTTGCGGTTCCAATACCTCCACCACGGTGAAACTCCCGTTTCCCCGACCCCCTTCCCGTTCGATTCTATATATCTAAGTATTCCTTAATTTTTCATTTTGATCTTTGCATTTTGCATTTTCCTGTGCCCTCGGTAGGAATCGAACCTACATTACAAGCTCCGCAAGCTCGCGTTCTATCCATTGAACTACGGGGGCATATGGCAACGTATAGTCGGCGAAGCTGGCTATGAATCTTTTTCAATATTCTTTTCCATTTTGTCCAGATATGAAAGAAGCTCCTCATCCGTCATCTCGTCCCCGTCGGCAAAACCTTTCTTTTCCCTGCTGATAAGCATCGCCTCCTGCTTCTCTTCGGGAAGAAAATACTCGAGTACGGCGCGGATATAATTCGGATCCTGAGACTCCAAATAGATCTCTTTCACCGGCAGGAACGCATTTCTGAGTTTGAACTTCAATGTCTTCGCTTCTTCGTCTATTTCAAAGGACTCGATCAAACTATACTTGTACAGCTTATCACCCATCTTTATTCCGTCAAGATCGATAAGACAGTCCATCGCCACCGGCTTTCGGACAAGATGCATCAAACAGACGCAAAAGGCAAGAAGAAATGTGATGGATACAATATAGCTCCCCTGCAGCAGCGACCAGATCATCATGAACGGAGACGCTATGGCGCACAGCCTGTATATCAGAACCTCGCCATTTGTCAGAATAAAACTCGGCGCTGTCCATCTTGCAAGATGACTCTCGGCGCCATCCTCCGTTCTTTCGGGCGCATCGGTCTTGCGGACATGGTCCTTTTCAATTTCACCTTGTCCGGCATGCGCGCTCGGACTTGCCTGAACCTCGGCATTTTTTTTGTTCTCTCCGGCTTTCGCCCCTTGGATCTTTTTCGCATGCTTATTCTTCCTACCGACCTGGGACGCAACGCCGGTTTTCCGCACAATTTTCACTCTGTTCTTTGTCTTAATTTTATTTTTGCTTTTGATCGCCATATTTTTAATTTTATTTTATTCGCAATCACAAAACTTCATCTCTTAAATAAATTTTATCATTTAAAGGACTCCAAGTAAAGCTTTCCCGGCAACAAACCCGCAAGCTGCTCACAAAACAGCCGGATCTCAGCAAAAAAAAGCACACCCCTCTTTGGAGATGTGTCAGCTTTATCCTTAATATTATTTCCCTTGCATTTTTTTTGTTACGTGTTCAAGCACCGCCTGTTCCCGGACATCTGCGGGTTCGATTTCCTTCATCCTGCGAAATGCTTCTTCCTGCCTTTCCTTGCCCAGGCCATAGATCGAAAAATATTTTGTAATGGTATCTGGAAATCCGTTTATCCTATCAAGCGCCACATCAAATATCTCGGGATATTCATTTACGAATAGCGCAATGTTGTAGAATTCCACAACGCTCCCTGCGATCTCAAGTCCGCGTCTTGCAATGATCCTATTGGCTCTGCCGCTTTTGGACGCTCTTTTTGCCTTGTTAAATTCATCAAAGGTGCATATGACAGCCGCCAGATTCTTGGCCGCATGAAGTTCCATCCAGCTTCCGGATGGAGCGACAACCAGAACTTCTGTCCATTGTGCAACTTTTTTGTCTGCCGAATCTTCAAGGTTCGCATCTATCCACGCTCCGATCTCACAAAGCAACTGAATTGTGTGTGTAATATCGGATGACGTAATATATTTGCATAACGTTATAAGTTCTGTTATATCACTCCTGGAATCAAACATCTGTTCGGTGGCTACGATCATCTCCAGGCCATACTCGTGCTTTTTCGCACACCCGTATATTGAATTCCATATACCGAAATCCACCACGTTCATAGCTGCCGACATCAGGATCGGAAAATTTTTCTCGACCAGTTCGTCGTCTGTTTCCATCTTCAATATTGCGTCAGCCAATATTTCCGCCTTCTTGTTTCCCGGCTCTGCAGATCCTAATTCGTCATTCAGCATTTCATTAAAACGAGCCAGCGCAATCTTTCCTTCATTGAAATTGCTCCTTCGGACGAGATAATAAACCTCAAGAGCCTCAGTCGCATTCCGGGCCTGCTTTAACGCCACTTCAAATGATTCTTTATACAACAAATCAATCTCATCATCTATTGCTGCACTCATCAGAGTCATCGCTTCCCTG
It encodes:
- a CDS encoding protein phosphatase 2C domain-containing protein, with translation MKVDHIFDTGSSKEDSYLIKDDVFAVFDGFNSLDKFADKQGTTGGLIAATIARDIFSRQEGKFKELAAEANRKIREKMTDLDIDLKNKNSLWGTILAAVRIKNNSFDWIQLSDSLILVIYKDNSYRLLVTDFDHDAEVLGIWRELARKKKENIREIIGSGPLIELRAKANEIYGALNGDEKAMGFLRTGEEDLQNVRHILLFTDGLMIPKEDPAGNDDWKLFVDLFLEGGLENIKNYVRNLQREDPKCWKYPRYKQYDDITAISLSF